The Xanthomonas sontii genomic sequence CCTGTCGTCTCTTGCAGATCCCTGCGCGGCGTCTGCCGCGCGATGCGAGCACAGCGCGTCGGGGCTGAAGCCCCTCCCACAAAAGAATGCGTGCACGGTGACACCCCGTGTGAGCCGGCGGCGCTTGCGGCCCACTGGGCCGCGCCGTTGGCGAACGCCCGGCGCGCTGCGCCGGGCCGGGGATCCGCCCGCGCAACGACGCAACCGGTTACTTCGGCGGCAGATACAGCAGTGGGTCGACCGGCTTGCCGTTGTAGCGGGTGAGCCGGCGGCGCTTGCGGCCCACTGGGACGCGCCGATGGCGAACGCCCGGCGCGCTGCGCCGGGCCGGGGATCCGCCCGCGTAACGACGCAACCGGTTACTTCGGCGGCAGATACAGCAGTGGGTCGACCGGCTTGCCGTTGTAGCGGGTGAGCCGGCGGCGCTTGCGGCCCACTGGGCCGCGCCGATGGCGAACGCCCGGCGCGCTGCGCCGGGCCGGAGATCCGCCCGCGCGACGACGCAACCGATTACTTCGGGGGCAGATACAGCAGTGGGTCGACCGGCTTGCCGTTGTAGCGGATCTCGAAGTGCAGCATGTCGCGCGCCGCGCCGCTGTGGCCCATTTCGGCGATCTGCTGGCCAGCCTTGACGTTCTGGCCCTCGTTGACCAGGCGCTTGCGGTTGTGGCCGTAGGCCGACAGCCACTGTTCGTTGTGCTTGACGATGATCAGTTCGCCGTAGCCGACCAGGCCGGCGCCGGAGTAGACCACCACGCCGTCCGCCGCGGCGCGCACGGCCTCGCCGTTGCTGCCGCCGATGTCGATGCCCTGCTTGGTCGCCTCGCCGCCGACGAAGCGGCTGACCACCACGCCATCGGCCGGCCAGCGCCAGGGGAAACCGCTGCTGACCGGCGCCGGCACCGGAACGGACGGCGGCCGAGCGGCGGCGCCGGCACCGGAGGCGGGCGGCGTCACCGGGCCGCTACCGGGCCGCACGGCGACTGCCCCACCCGGCGGATACAGCTTCAGCGACTGCCCCGGATAGATGGTGTACGGCGGCTGCAGGCCGTTCCAACCGGCCAGGTCCTGCGGGGTGATGTTGTTGGCGCGGGCGATCGCGTACAGCGTGTCGCCGCGCCGAACGGTGGCGCTGATCCCGGGCTTGGGCACGGACACGCGAGGCGCCGAGGCAGCAGCGGTGCCGCGCACCGGCGCGCCGCCCGGCGTGCGCACCACCGTGGCGCTGCTGCAGGCGCCGAGCGCCACCGCCACCAGCACCCCCAGGCCGCAACGCAGGCCGTTCCGCATCACCCGATCCACGCTCATCCGACCTTCGCTCTCCATATGACCCACACCACCAGCAGCGCCAGGATCGCCGAGGCGACCCAGCCGAGCGGCTCGATCCAGCGGCGCAACGCGGCTTCCGCACGCGGCCCGCCGAGTCGGATCGCCCCGGCCACCAGGTACACGCGCTTGCCGCGTCCCACCAGCATGCTCGCCAGGAACGGTAGCAGCGGCACCCCGACGATGCCTGAGGCCCAGGTGAATATCTTCAGCGGGATCGGGGTGAAGCCGGCCAGCACCAGCAGCCAGAACGCACGCCACGGCGACTCGGCGATGACCTCGCGCAAGTGGTTCACCTGCGCGTCGATCTTCTGCGTCCAACCGAGCCATTCGATCAGCGGCTGCACCGCGGCGAAGGCGAAATGGCCGAGCAGGTAACCGATCACCGCGCCAGCCAGGGAGCCGAGCAGGCTCAACGTGGCGAACCACAGCGCGCGCCGCGGCTGTGCCAGCGACATCGGCGCCAGCATCACTTCCGGCGGCACCGGGAACACGATGGCCTCGGCGAAACTGAGACCGGTGAGCAGGGCCGGCGCGCGGCGATGCCGCGACCAGGCGATGGCGCGTTCGTACAACGGCCCGAAAATCTTCATCCAGTGCGGCTCCGGGAAGTCAATCCAGCATGCCCGACAGCAACGGGACGAAGGTCACCGGCGCCAGGACGTCTTGTTCGATCTGGCCGTCGGCGGCGCGGCGCAGGCGGATCAGCGATTGCGCGGACGGGCCACCGACCGGCGCCACCAGGCAGCCGCCCGGGGCCAGTTGTTCGATCAGTGCGTCGACCAGCGCCGGCGCCGCCGCCGTCACCACGATCGCGTCGAACGGGCCATGCTCGGGCCAGCCGATGCGGCCGTCGTCGTGCTTGCTGCGCACGTTCATGCCGAGCTGGCGGAAACGCTTGCGCGCCTGCCGCAGCAGATCGCCGATGCGCTCGACGGTATGCACTTCCAGACCCAGCGCGGCCAGGATGGCCGCCTGGTAGCCGGAGCCGGTACCGACTTCCAGCACCTTCTTCGGCGCCGCTTCCAGCACCGTTTCGGTCATGCGTGCCACCACCCACGGTTGCGAGATGGTCTGGCCGTGGCCGATCGGCAGTGCGGTGTCCTCGTAGGCGCGCGAGGCCAGCGCCTCGTCGATGAACAGATGCCGCGGCACGGTACGCACCGCGTTGAGCACGCTCTCGTCGCGGATGCCGGCCTCGCGCAGGCGCTCGACCAGGCGGTCGCGCACGCGCTGCGAGGTCATGCCGATGCCGATCGCTTCCGGCTGCAGGCGCAACCGCGGGGTCATGCCGGGCGGCCCAGCGCGGCGGTCAGGCCGCCGACCCAGCTGGCGACCTTTTCCAATGCCTGATAGCGGGTCAGATCGACCTGGATCGGGGTGATCGAGATGAAGCCGGTGCGTACCGCGTGGAAGTCGGTACCGGGACCGGCGCCCTGCTCGCGCCCGGCCGGGCCGATCCAGTACACGGTGCCGCCGCGCGGGTCGGTCTGCGGCAGGCACGGTTCGGAGCGGTGGCGGTTGCCGAGCCGGGTGACCTCGAAGCCCTTGATCTCCTGCCACGGCAGGTCGGGCACGTTGACGTTGAGGATGGTGTCGGCCGGCAGCGGATCGGCCTTGAGCTGGGCCACGATCTCCACCGCGGCGCGTGCGGCGGTCTGGAAATGCCTGGGATCGTGGTTGTGACTGACCAGCGACACCGCCACCGCGGGCAGGCCGAGGAAGCGGCCTTCCATCGCCGCCGAGACGGTACCGGAATAGATCACGTCGTCGCCGAGATTGGCGGAATTGTTGATGCCGGAGACCACAATGTCCGGGTCGAACTCCAGCATGCCGGTGAGCGCCAGATGCACGCAGTCGGTGGGCGTGCCGGCGACGCTGCAGGTGTAGTGGTCGATGCGCTTGAGCCGGATCGGCAGATCCAGGGTCAGCGAATTGCTGGCGCCGGACCGGTCGCGGTCGGGTGCGACCACCGTCACCTCGTGGCCGGCGCCGCGCAACTGCTCGGCCAGCATGCGGATGCCGGGGGCGTCGACGCCGTCGTCGTTGCTCACTAATACGCGCATGGTGCTCCTCGAAAACCGGGGGCATGATACCGGATGCGCCCTGCCAGGTCGCTGACAGCGCGACGACGACCGCGGTGACGGCCATCGCGCCGCGCACTGGAGCGGCGTCGCGTCGTGCGACCGCAGCGCAGTGGTCCGCACGCCAGACGCTGCCGGCGACGCCGCACTCACCTCAAACCGCGCCGCACGCTCTAAGCTGTACGCATGGCGCATTCCGACGACGAAGATCCCGCCGCGCTGTTCCGCGCGGCCATCGGCAAGGTGGCCCCGCTCAACGCGACGCCGCCGGCCAATGCCAAGCCGCGCCCCAAGCCGCGCGCGCGCATGGCCGAACGCGACGACGCCGAGGCGCAGGGAGAGTTCCAGCAATTGCTGCGGCAGAGCACGCCACTGGAAGCCGGCGACGTGGCCAGCTACCGCCGCGAGCACCTGCCGGCGCGGGTGTTCCAGCGCCTGCGCAAAGGCCAGTTCTCGGCCCAGGACGAACTGGACCTGCACGGTGCCACTGCGGCGCAGGCCGAGACGCTGCTGCGCCAGTTCCTGGCCGAGGCGCACGCGCACGAGTTCGGCTGCGTGCGGATCGTGCACGGCAAGGGCCTGCAATCGGGCGGCGTGCCGCTGCTGAAGAACCTGGTGGACCGCCTGCTGCGCCAGCGCAACGACGTGCTGGCCTTCCATTCGGCGCCGACCGCGCAAGGCGGCACCGGCGCGATGCTGGTGCTGCTGGCGCGGCGCTGAGCGGCGCCGCAGCCGCGGGCACCGCG encodes the following:
- a CDS encoding peptidoglycan DD-metalloendopeptidase family protein; protein product: MESEGRMSVDRVMRNGLRCGLGVLVAVALGACSSATVVRTPGGAPVRGTAAASAPRVSVPKPGISATVRRGDTLYAIARANNITPQDLAGWNGLQPPYTIYPGQSLKLYPPGGAVAVRPGSGPVTPPASGAGAAARPPSVPVPAPVSSGFPWRWPADGVVVSRFVGGEATKQGIDIGGSNGEAVRAAADGVVVYSGAGLVGYGELIIVKHNEQWLSAYGHNRKRLVNEGQNVKAGQQIAEMGHSGAARDMLHFEIRYNGKPVDPLLYLPPK
- a CDS encoding YqaA family protein, with amino-acid sequence MKIFGPLYERAIAWSRHRRAPALLTGLSFAEAIVFPVPPEVMLAPMSLAQPRRALWFATLSLLGSLAGAVIGYLLGHFAFAAVQPLIEWLGWTQKIDAQVNHLREVIAESPWRAFWLLVLAGFTPIPLKIFTWASGIVGVPLLPFLASMLVGRGKRVYLVAGAIRLGGPRAEAALRRWIEPLGWVASAILALLVVWVIWRAKVG
- a CDS encoding protein-L-isoaspartate(D-aspartate) O-methyltransferase — translated: MTPRLRLQPEAIGIGMTSQRVRDRLVERLREAGIRDESVLNAVRTVPRHLFIDEALASRAYEDTALPIGHGQTISQPWVVARMTETVLEAAPKKVLEVGTGSGYQAAILAALGLEVHTVERIGDLLRQARKRFRQLGMNVRSKHDDGRIGWPEHGPFDAIVVTAAAPALVDALIEQLAPGGCLVAPVGGPSAQSLIRLRRAADGQIEQDVLAPVTFVPLLSGMLD
- the surE gene encoding 5'/3'-nucleotidase SurE, with the protein product MRVLVSNDDGVDAPGIRMLAEQLRGAGHEVTVVAPDRDRSGASNSLTLDLPIRLKRIDHYTCSVAGTPTDCVHLALTGMLEFDPDIVVSGINNSANLGDDVIYSGTVSAAMEGRFLGLPAVAVSLVSHNHDPRHFQTAARAAVEIVAQLKADPLPADTILNVNVPDLPWQEIKGFEVTRLGNRHRSEPCLPQTDPRGGTVYWIGPAGREQGAGPGTDFHAVRTGFISITPIQVDLTRYQALEKVASWVGGLTAALGRPA
- a CDS encoding Smr/MutS family protein, with translation MAHSDDEDPAALFRAAIGKVAPLNATPPANAKPRPKPRARMAERDDAEAQGEFQQLLRQSTPLEAGDVASYRREHLPARVFQRLRKGQFSAQDELDLHGATAAQAETLLRQFLAEAHAHEFGCVRIVHGKGLQSGGVPLLKNLVDRLLRQRNDVLAFHSAPTAQGGTGAMLVLLARR